Below is a genomic region from Patescibacteria group bacterium.
GAAAACATCGCGCTTTAAGTCGCCTTCAACTTTATTATGCTTTTCAATCAAATCTCTTAATTTATTGCCCTGCTCGTCGGTTAAATTTTTAACTCTGATGCTGGGATCAATTTTAGCCAGCTTTAAAATGCCTTGGGATTTCGGTTTACCGATGCCGTAAATATAGGTTAAAGCGATTTCTATTCTTTTTTCATTCGGGATGTTTACGCCCGCGATTCTTAGAGCCATAAATTTTTGAAAATTGAAAATTGATAATTGAAAATTTTAAATTAGCCTTGCCTTTGCTTATGTTTTGGAGTTTTACAAATAACGCAAACTCGGCCGTTGCGCCTGATTATTTTACAATCCTTGCAAATTTTTTTTACGCTGCTTCTGACTTTCATATTTTATCATCAAGTAAAAATTTAATGGCCGTAGAGTTTTACTCGCTATTAAATTTTTACTTGATACGTTATATTTTTTGAAAATATTAAAAACTTTTTCTAAAAAAGTTTTTAAAGTTTTAAAAATGCGAAAATAATATTCGCATTATTTTTTATAATCTGTAAGTTATTCTGCCCTTGGTTAAATCGTAAGGGCTGATTTGAATTCTGACTTTATCTCCGGGTAAGAGCCTGATTTTATTCATTCTCATTTTGCCGGAAAGATGCGTTAAAATTTCATGGCCATTTTCCAACATGACCTTAAAGCTGGCGGCCGGCATCAATTCTACGACTTCGCCGACCATTTCAATAAAATCCTTGGAGCTGATTGTTGTGTTTTGTTCTGGCATTAATTGCGATTTTAAAACAAAAATAGGTTTGGCAAAAAATTACTCGCCTGACGCGAGATGCCAAAACCTTAATAATTTACTGTAAAATAATTATATGTTTTATTTAAGTAGTTGTCAAGAGTAAATACGGAAAAAGCCGATATTATTAAATAATTGCTATTTTTATTCTAAAATTAGCGATTTTCTGTCATTGCGAGGAGTTCCGCTAGCAGGCGGAATTTCTTAATACGCAAATGATTTTATTCTAAAATAGCTTTAATTCTTCTTACTCCGGCCGATGAGCTTTCTTCTTTTTTTATCTTAAAATTGCCTAAGCCTCCGGTTTGCTTAACATGCGGGCCGCCGCAGATTTCTTTGGAAAAATATAATTTTTCATCGCCGATCGTATAAATTCTGACTTTTTCGCCGTATTTCGCGTCAAATATTCCATGAGCGCCTTGGGCCCTAGCTTGATCAAGCGTCATTTCTTCGCAAGTTACTTTTAAATCCTGCTTAATGGCTTGGTTGACCATGGCCTCAACTTTGGCTTTTTCTTCAGCAGTCATTTTTTCCTGATGCGTAAAATCAAAGCGCAAGCGTTCGGAGGTGATATTACTGCCTTTTTGGATAACCTG
It encodes:
- the rpsM gene encoding 30S ribosomal protein S13, whose protein sequence is MALRIAGVNIPNEKRIEIALTYIYGIGKPKSQGILKLAKIDPSIRVKNLTDEQGNKLRDLIEKHNKVEGDLKRDVFANIKRLKEIGSYRGSRHAKGLPCRGQRTKTNNRTVRGNVRKTATSGKKPSAQKT
- the rpmJ gene encoding 50S ribosomal protein L36; this translates as MKVRSSVKKICKDCKIIRRNGRVCVICKTPKHKQRQG
- the infA gene encoding translation initiation factor IF-1; the protein is MSSKDFIEMVGEVVELMPAASFKVMLENGHEILTHLSGKMRMNKIRLLPGDKVRIQISPYDLTKGRITYRL
- a CDS encoding alanine--tRNA ligase-related protein, yielding EQGLKEFSKLSEEKIISGRQAFNLYQTYGFPFEMTEELALEKGQTVDQAGFADELKQHQDLSRTASAGMFKGGLADSSEATIKYHTTAHLLLAALRKVLGNQVIQKGSNITSERLRFDFTHQEKMTAEEKAKVEAMVNQAIKQDLKVTCEEMTLDQARAQGAHGIFDAKYGEKVRIYTIGDEKLYFSKEICGGPHVKQTGGLGNFKIKKEESSSAGVRRIKAILE